The following are from one region of the Stanieria cyanosphaera PCC 7437 genome:
- a CDS encoding WD40 repeat domain-containing protein, whose amino-acid sequence MLRFPSSIKTWELHNSTWTNAISPNGEMLATVAGPLTRRRLPNNIREQGHPHVEIRRISDGAILRTLDFFSAGSLAFSPDNSLIAAGGYEGAVKIWRISDGQLLHSLIPSDNLSSNTNNLAFSPDGQTLVTRASRGSEQFFHFSPISVWNIANGEKRYTLLGKSRNSIAISPDGQLLALINMDGLVTLNRLSDGTVIRQLGDTTRLAYSLNFSPDGRLLALIGGYPASISGDKIHLYRIEDGKLLRIIYTSLDKEGINNIAFSPDGRYLAASYGVYVTSFLFGGAVYPKTSHGRIRFWQVDNGQPMQTLRGHKGGTYTLAFTPDGKLLASAGRDGTIRFWLMPPRNYNWLWLLGAGGLITLGYWQRAYLIRWLNW is encoded by the coding sequence CAGTTGCAGGTCCACTTACTCGTCGTCGATTACCTAACAATATTCGTGAGCAAGGTCATCCTCATGTGGAGATACGACGAATATCTGATGGTGCTATTTTACGTACTTTAGATTTTTTTTCTGCTGGTAGCCTCGCCTTTAGTCCAGATAATTCCTTGATTGCAGCAGGTGGTTATGAAGGGGCAGTTAAAATTTGGCGCATCAGCGATGGACAACTCCTTCATTCTCTGATCCCATCTGATAATCTTTCATCAAACACAAATAATTTGGCTTTTTCTCCAGACGGGCAGACTCTTGTAACAAGAGCATCTCGTGGTTCTGAGCAATTCTTTCATTTTAGTCCAATAAGTGTCTGGAACATTGCCAATGGAGAAAAACGCTACACTCTTTTAGGTAAATCCAGAAATAGTATTGCTATTAGTCCTGATGGGCAATTACTTGCTCTCATCAATATGGATGGATTAGTAACCCTGAATCGCTTGAGCGATGGTACTGTAATTCGGCAACTAGGAGACACTACCAGGTTGGCTTATAGTCTTAACTTTAGTCCCGACGGACGATTATTAGCATTAATAGGTGGTTATCCTGCCAGCATCTCAGGCGACAAAATTCACTTATACAGGATTGAAGATGGTAAGCTGCTGCGTATTATATATACTTCACTTGATAAAGAGGGTATTAATAATATTGCGTTCAGTCCAGATGGTCGCTATTTGGCAGCTTCCTATGGTGTTTATGTAACCTCATTTCTCTTTGGGGGAGCGGTTTACCCTAAAACTTCTCACGGACGCATTCGCTTTTGGCAGGTAGACAATGGACAACCGATGCAAACACTTCGAGGACACAAGGGTGGTACGTATACTCTAGCGTTTACTCCTGATGGCAAGTTATTAGCTTCTGCTGGTAGAGATGGTACAATTCGCTTTTGGCTAATGCCACCACGCAATTATAACTGGTTGTGGTTATTAGGTGCAGGAGGTTTAATTACTCTTGGTTATTGGCAAAGAGCTTATTTAATACGTTGGCTAAATTGGTAG
- a CDS encoding lysozyme, which yields MNNNIEKAVICTGCWLIGMGAVFVPQDEVSPNNNSILKQVQQETSINFPALQYKKPKILPQRSFIPEPQPELPRLPIPESVQPTQPASIPVMSKTIALVKEFEGFRSQAYWDTDGTPVIGYGLSKIGGKSVNIGDRIEQNEADHALEKQLQAIQTQIEQAVTVKLNAHQLGALTSIAFNVGVEGIKNSTLLRKVNAQDYLGAANEFLRWNKANVGGRLVTLAGLSRRRQAERELFLTPVD from the coding sequence TTGAATAACAATATAGAGAAGGCAGTCATCTGTACTGGCTGCTGGTTAATTGGCATGGGAGCCGTGTTCGTTCCTCAAGACGAAGTTTCTCCTAATAATAATTCTATTTTAAAACAAGTTCAGCAAGAAACCTCAATTAATTTTCCTGCTCTTCAATACAAAAAACCGAAGATCTTACCTCAAAGGTCTTTTATTCCAGAACCACAACCCGAGCTACCTCGACTACCTATTCCTGAATCGGTTCAACCAACTCAGCCTGCGTCAATCCCAGTCATGAGTAAAACGATTGCTTTGGTGAAAGAATTTGAAGGCTTTCGTTCTCAGGCGTATTGGGATACAGACGGAACTCCCGTAATTGGATATGGTTTGTCAAAAATAGGGGGAAAATCGGTTAACATAGGCGATCGCATTGAACAAAACGAAGCCGATCATGCTTTGGAAAAACAGTTGCAAGCAATTCAAACCCAAATCGAGCAAGCAGTTACAGTAAAATTAAATGCTCATCAATTAGGTGCGTTGACTTCAATAGCTTTTAATGTTGGTGTTGAAGGTATCAAAAACAGCACTTTATTGAGAAAAGTCAATGCTCAAGATTATCTTGGTGCAGCTAATGAATTTTTACGGTGGAATAAGGCTAATGTCGGGGGTAGATTAGTTACTTTAGCTGGATTAAGTAGAAGAAGACAAGCAGAAAGAGAATTATTTCTTACTCCAGTTGATTAA